In Vanacampus margaritifer isolate UIUO_Vmar chromosome 18, RoL_Vmar_1.0, whole genome shotgun sequence, a genomic segment contains:
- the ube2ib gene encoding SUMO-conjugating enzyme UBC9-A — MSGIALSRLAQERKAWRKDHPFGFVAVPTKNPDGTMNLMNWECAIPGKKGTPWEGGLFKLRMLFKDDYPSSPPKCKFEPPLFHPNVYPSGTVCLSILEEDKDWRPAITIKQILLGIQELLNEPNIQDPAQAEAYTIYCQNRVDYEKRVRSQAKKFSPS; from the exons ATGTCTGGCATTGCATTGAGCCGGCTTGCCCAGGAGCGCAAAGCATGGCGGAAGGATCATCCTTTT GGATTTGTTGCTGTACCAACAAAAAACCCGGATGGAACCATGAACCTCATGAACTGGGAGTGTGCCATCCCTGGCAAAAAGGGG ACTCCGTGGGAAGGAGGCCTTTTCAAACTGCGCATGTTGTTCAAGGACGACTATCCTTCATCGCCTCCAAAAT GTAAATTTGAGCCTCCTCTCTTTCATCCAAATGTGTATCCATCAGGCACCGTATGCCTTTCTATCCTAGAGGAGGACAAGGACTGGAGACCGGCCATTACAATAAAGCAG ATCCTATTAGGTATTCAGGAACTCCTAAACGAGCCTAATATCCAGGATCCGGCCCAAGCAGAGGCTTACACAATCTACTG ccAAAACAGAGTAGATTACGAAAAAAGAGTCCGATCACAAGCCAAAAAGTTCTCCCCCTCGTAA
- the LOC144038652 gene encoding interleukin-21 receptor produces the protein MERLKLMLLLLHTGLSGTDMRASLQCHNDFTLTISCSLNLTSAHGSPHWLTFEKKYTTEIYACKLSPPSRGRRSCSVTSEESCDFLDFDVYEISLCETPSAQKCQTLESDYMPKEYIKPNAPCCLAVSHNTSQHRFTWENTYEKCKGTSLSENLEYQLRFYDQRDKDIVKFHYTDSTDYSVDDRDLEMNAEYGTEVRSKPSVTHFRGQWSDWSQEVRWRTALANDSTVDGFFSKHSKTLFLASGVTATLVLILCSALLKRWRRGAFVPTPAPYFQSLYGECHGDFKSWVDTQGNMTITLKPEETLKVDSHEEETPKQDREMAYENVMSHSARLQLDEGKTAQGPSSVPLIQGEPPLSCHEYCTLNILQQTAQVPGKKLQVLT, from the exons ATGGAGCGGCTCAAACTGATGCTGCTTTTATTACATACGGGACTTTCTGGCACAG ACATGAGGGCGAGTCTTCAATGCCACAACGATTTCACGCTCACCATCAGTTGCTCCCTGAACCTCACATCAGCCCACGGCAGCCCACACTGGctgacttttgaaaaaaaatacacaac CGAGATATACGCATGCAAGCTGTCCCCCCCCAGCCGAGGCCGCCGCTCCTGTTCCGTCACGTCGGAGGAGTCTTGTGATTTTTTGGATTTCGACGTGTATGAGATCTCGCTGTGTGAGACACCAAGTGCGCAGAAGTGCCAGACGCTGGAGAGCGATTACATGCCAAAGGAATATA TTAAACCGAACGCACCATGCTGCCTCGCAGTCAGCCACAACACAAGTCAACATCGCTTCACGTGGGAAAACACCTACGAAAAATGTAAAGGCACCTCCCTGTCGGAAAACCTCGAATATCAGCTCCGTTTCTACGATCAACGGGACAAAGACATT GTAAAGTTCCACTACACAGACAGTACGGACTATTCTGTGGATGACCGCGACTTGGAGATGAACGCGGAATACGGGACCGAGGTGAGGTCCAAGCCCAGTGTGACTCACTTTAGGGGCCAATGGAGTGATTGGTCGCAAGAGGTCCGATGGAGGACCGCCTTGGCCAATG ATTCCACAGTTGATGGCTTCTtttccaaacacagcaaaacGCTCTTCCTGGCTTCAGGTGTGACGGCGACACTCGTCCTGATTTTGTGCAGCGCTTTGCTAAAAAG GTGGAGGCGAGGTGCCTTCGTTCCCACTCCGGCGCCATATTTCCAGAGTTTATATGGCGAGTGTCATGGGGATTTTAAG AGCTGGGTGGACACGCAAGGAAACATGACCATCACGCTGAAGCCAGAGGAGACGCTCAAAGTGGACAGCCATGAGGAGGAGACGCCAAAGCAGGATCGCGAGATGGCGTATGAAAACGTCATGAGCCATTCAGCGCGTTTACAGCTTGATGAGGGTAAAACGGCGCAGGGACCAAGCAGCGTTCCTCTCATTCAGGGGGAACCGCCACTGTCCTGCCACGAATACTGCACATTGAACATCTTGCAGCAGACAGCGCAAGTACCAGGAAAAAAGTTACAAGTGTTGACGTGA